A single window of Syngnathus acus chromosome 23, fSynAcu1.2, whole genome shotgun sequence DNA harbors:
- the LOC119117415 gene encoding protein bicaudal D homolog 1-like isoform X4, with amino-acid sequence MAAGGAAGGCGDTVERCRAEVERLTRELAEANREKIRAAECGLAVLEENQSLKQQCAELEADQEALRLELEQLQEAFGQAYSTQRKVAEDGETNEETLLQESATKEAYYMGRLLELQAEVKHSQATAANAQADNDHLSCLLQELRESNEMLELQRSRMREEIGEYKFREARLIQDYTELEEENISLQKLVSTLKQNQVEYEGLKHEIKVLEEETDVLDSQLQDALRLKDISDSHLEEALESLKSEREQKNHMRRELVHHLSMCDVAYTGSAHLTFTSAPPSGTATPTTLLSPTAENPLRCNGHVQGATQMATASATVAGANRECRSTSRKTEGVATSDLFSEMNLTEVQKLKQQLLIVEREKIALIDSLQESQTQLKHTQGALSEQHEKTLRLSQKVTALCRGQQGAQTSFDSLLNPEDLKGLDHEKTEVGDENEDEHGTVCKSPVFPYQSPGLEILQCKYQVAVTEVVELKSEVKALRDRLAQCGEAHEKPRGNALQQRLERKVTALEKSCHEGKEKISRLEAELQAAQSAAGESQGALNAAQDELVMLSEELAQLYYHVCLCNNDTPNRVMLDYYRQGRGLRGLSATLKAMSADNSKVLLTPRLARRLATATSTTSTSGESRSPSESPSKEPLSGGDRGRDSKEGDKELIRGQSEQSLTSYSPPTRSPSISASSSSSSSSSPALEPAGELRREPLNIYNLNAIIRDQVKHLQRAVDRALQLSRQRSAARELAPLLDKDKESCLEEILKLKSLLSTKREQIATLRLVLKATKQTAEGALTNLKSKYEAEKSMVTDTMTKLRNELKALKEDAATFSSVRAMFATRCDEYVTQLDEMQRQLAAAEDEKKTLNYLLRMAIQQKLALTQRLEDLAFDQEQTHHNRGSRVTRRKTSAPKVSLATSASASDLVQGSGSNLVPSCSSPSCLNSPTSVVSTATDSSLTLTSPISHIPCRSPSSPAIASTVETLMVESSPSLEVSTPSSTPQRLTQSRWTLGMRTLVVDSHSFRITSPFSRSATPSRHVTPDTQATTMTTTRPNQAGSAPSSPYRSPLLGLKRSLWSPLPRTRPLSRLTGTSVHHIPSSSSHYSSSHSPSSSHSYSPIYYSPSGTTSYSHSSHYTPLYPRYYSSYRPRH; translated from the exons gCATTTGGTCAGGCCTACTCCACCCAGCGTAAGGTGGCCGAGGATGGCGAGACCAACGAGGAGACACTGCTGCAGGAGTCTGCTACCAAGGAAGCTTACTACATGGGCCGGCTCTTGGAGCTTCAGGCCGAGGTCAAGCACAGCCAGGCCACTGCGGCCAATGCACAAGCCGACAATGACCATCTGAGCTGCCTGCTACAGGAGTTACGAGAG AGTAATGAAATGTTGGAGCTACAGCGTAGCCGCATGCGAGAAGAGATCGGGGAGTACAAGTTTCGAGAGGCAAGGTTGATTCAGGACTACACGGAGCTGGAAGAGGAAAACATTTCTCTGCAGAAACTGGTTTCAACCCTCAAACAGAATCAG GTGGAATATGAAGGCTTAAAACATGAAATCAAGGTTTTGGAAGAAGAGACAGATGTTCTTGACAGCCAGTTGCAGGATGCGCTGCGTTTGAAGGACATCTCTGACTCCCATCTGGAGGAAGCACTGGAGTCGCTGAAGAGCGAGCGTGAGCAGAAGAATCACATGCGCAGAGAGCTGGTTCATCATCTGAGCATGTGTGATGTGGCGTACACTGGCAGCGCACACCTGACGTTCACGTCGGCACCACCCAGCGGCACAGCTACTCCTACAACTTTGCTCTCGCCAACCGCAGAAAATCCGTTAAG ATGTAATGGCCATGTCCAAGGTGCAACACAAATGGCCACAGCTTCAGCGACGGTGGCTGGTGCTAACAGAGAATGTCGGAGTACGAGTCGTAAAACCGAAGGTGTGGCGACGTCAGACCTCTTCAGCGAGATGAACCTGACAGAGGTTCAGAAGCTCAAGCAACAGCTGTTAATC GTGGAACGTGAGAAAATAGCACTCATAGACAGTTTGCAGGAATCCCAGACGCAGCTCAAACACACCCAGGGTGCTCTGTCTGAACAACACGAGAAGACCCTCCGCCTTAGCCAAAAGGTCACCGCCCTATGCCGCGGACAGCAAGGGGCCCAGACCAGTTTTGATTCTCTGCTCAACCCCGAAGACCTTAAGGGACTTGACCATGAGAAAACCGAAGTTGGGGACGAAAATGAGGATGAGCATGGCACAGTGTGTAAAAGTCCAGTATTTCCATACCAGTCACCAGGTTTGGAGATCTTGCAATGCAAATACCAGGTGGCTGTGACCGAGGTGGTTGAGCTCAAGTCGGAAGTGAAAGCCCTGCGGGACAGGTTGGCTCAGTGTGGGGAAGCGCATGAGAAGCCAAGAGGAAATGCTCTGCAACAGAGACTGGAGAGGAAGGTAACAGCATTAGAAAAGAGCTGCCACGAGGGGAAAGAGAAG ATTTCTAGATTGGAGGCTGAGTTGCAGGCGGCTCAGTCGGCAGCCGGTGAGAGCCAAGGGGCTTTAAATGCAGCTCAGGATGAACTGGTGATGCTGAGTGAGGAGCTTGCCCAGCTCTACTACCATGTCTGTCTCTGCAACAACGACACACCCAACCGTGTCATGCTGGACTACTACAG ACAGggcagggggctcaggggcCTTTCCGCCACTCTCAAAGCCATGTCTGCCGACAACAGTAAAGTTCTCCTCACGCCACGCCTTGCCAGGAGACTGGCCACCGCTACTTCCACAACCTCAACTTCCGGGGAGTCCCGGAGTCCCTCCGAGTCTCCGTCCAAAGAACCGCTATCCGGTGGGGATAGAGGGAGAGACAGTAAAGAGGGGGACAAGGAGCTTATTCGGGGTCAATCGGAGCAAAGCCTGACTTCCTACAGTCCTCCGACCCGGTCACCTAGCATCAGTGCCTCATCATCGTCCTCGTCATCCTCATCGCCCGCCTTGGAGCCAGCTGGTGAGCTACGAAGAGAGCCCTTGAACATCTACAACCTCAACGCCATCATCCGAGACCAG GTAAAGCACCTGCAGAGAGCAGTGGATCGGGCTCTTCAGCTGTCCAGGCAGAGATCTGCAGCAAGGGAACTGGCTCCTTTGCTTGACAAGGACAAAGAAAGCTGTTTGGAGGAGATCCTGAAGCTGAAGTCTCTGCTCAGCACCAAGAGAGAGCAGATAGCCACTCTCCGGCTGGTCCTCAAAGCTACCAAACAG ACAGCAGAGGGGGCTCTTACTAACCTGAAGAGCAAGTATGAGGCAGAGAAGTCAATGGTGACCGACACAATGACAAAGCTAAGGAATGAGTTAAAGGCCTTAAAAGAGGATGCGGCCACTTTCTCCTCTGTACGAGCAATGTTTGCCACCAG GTGCGATGAGTATGTGACCCAGCTGGATGAGATGCAAAGACAGCTGGCCGCAGCTGAGGATGAAAAGAAGACATTGAACTATCTCCTGCGAATGGCCATTCAACAAAAATTGGCCCTCACCCAGCGTCTTGAAGACTTGGCATTCGATCAAGAGCAAACACACCATAACCGTGGGAGCAGGGTGACCCGCAGGAAGACCAGCGCCCCCAAAGTAAGTCTCGCAACCTCAGCTTCAGCCTCAGATTTGGTGCAGGGCTCTGGTTCGAACTTGGTCCCCAGTTGCTCCTCCCCTTCCTGCCTTAATAGTCCAACATCAGTTGTTTCTACTGCTACAGACTCGTCCTTAACTCTGACATCCCCTATATCACACATACCCTGCCGCAGTCCATCGTCACCAGCGATCGCCTCGACAGTCGAAACTCTGATGGTAGAAAGTTCCCCGTCACTGGAGGTGTCAACCCCGTCCTCAACCCCTCAAAGGCTTACTCAGTCACGGTGGACCCTTGGAATGCGAACGCTTGTCGTTGATTCCCATAGTTTCCGAATTACATCTCCTTTCTCCCGTAGCGCGACTCCTTCAAGACATGTCACCCCAGATACTCAAGCCACTACCATGACAACAACCAGACCTAACCAAGCAGGCTCCGCCCCTTCGTCTCCCTATCGATCCCCATTACTGGGTCTCAAACGCTCTTTGTGGAGCCCATTACCCCGGACTCGTCCGTTGTCCAGGTTGACCGGTACCTCGGTGCATCACATTCCCTCGTCGTCCTCTCACTACTCTTCTTCCCACTCTCCGTCTTCCTCCCACAGTTATTCACCCATCTACTACAGCCCTTCCGGCACGACATCATACAGCCACTCTAGCCACTATACTCCTCTCTACCCCAGATATTACAGTTCCTACCGACCCAGACACTGA